The genomic stretch TACTTATGCCATAATACGGGATAAAAGTTAGGAATCAACTTATGTAATAGAGTCGATCCACTAAAGTATTGAGCAGCGGTGTAGCATCAGATCccaaagatagtaagttcttttttcttatcttatggaggaaagtctttttcaaagattctatatctatataaatttcatatatgaaaCCGAGATAGTTACCTTTCAGAAAATTCTAACACTATATAAACACTATCTATAGGATATAGGGGCGATCTATGCTTCATTCTTCTGAAGGTGGGAGAAAAGACAAAACTTGTTATTGATCAAAAAATTAGAGTTTTAAACTTATGTAATTAACTTCTTCTGGCTAACCCAACAAAAATGGGAAAAAGGGGATACATTTATGACAAATCTAATTCAGTTAGCATAGGGTAGATTAAGATGGGGCGCAAGTAAAAAGAATCGATTGCCGAGCCGTATGAGGTAGGAAACTCTCAAGTACGGTTCTAAGGGAAGGAACCACCTATTCCGACCGGGGAGAACAGGCCATTCTACAGGGTGATTCTGAAATTGCGGAGGCTTGGTTCGATCAAGCTGCTGAGTATTGGAAACAAGCTATAGCGCTTAGTCCAGGTAATtatattgaagcacataattggttgaagatcacgaggcgtttcgaataaaaccactctcttttttaattcattaaaattagttgttggatccatcaatcaaataaaatagatCGTTCCCATGAAAAGATCCAATCAAGAATTTTATTATATCCCTTCCTTCTAAAATCATTGTATGGTATCTCGTAGGGATAAATGATCCGAATACAGTATAGAATAAAACTAATAAAGCTAATAAAAGGTACCTTCGAATGACTAAATACAGATAAGATATAGGAATGGATCTTATTAATTCTAATGAATGGTCTTGTGATTTAATTTAGagtaaagtaataagatattccatggaagtagattcatataggtattggaagtagattcatataggtatttatacattcagatataagtacactagtttgcacaaaaaaatagttttttcgtCATGCTGGGAAAGGACTTTCCAAGAGAAAAGGGGTCCGTTGGGCACCTAATCGTTATGTCATAATAGATCCGAACACTTGCCTCGGATTGACTTCAATATCATAATTGCTctagtgaataactaaataaaatagatggatgggagataggaaagaaaggtactaatcataacataaataaaatagctatctttcagaggttcactaaaaactgttggcgggtctctttgtatgtgttgtccggaaagaggaggacttaatgattattcgttcgccggaaccagaagtgaaaattgttgtagatagggatcccataaaaacgtctttcgaggaatgggccagacccggccatttctcaagaacaatagctaagggccctgatactaccacttggatctggaacctacatgctgatgctcacgatttcgatagtcataccagtgatttggaggagatctctcgaaaagtatttagtgctcattttggtcaactctccattatctttctttggctgagtggcatgtacttccatggcgctcgtttttccaattatgaagcatggctaagtgatcctactcacattgcacccagtgcccaggtagtttggccaatagtaggtcaagaaatattgaatggtgatgtgggtggaggtttccgaggaatacaaataacctccgggttttttcagatttggcgagcatctggaataactagtgaattacaactctattgtaccgccattggcgcattggtctttgcatcgttaatgctttttgctggttggttccattatcacaaagccgcccccaaattggcttggttccaagatgtagaatctatgttaaatcaccacttagcggggttactaggacttgggtctctttcttgggcgggacaccaaatccatgtatctttaccgattaaccaatttctcgacgctggagttgatcctaaagagataccgcttcctcatgaatttatcttgaatcgggaccttttggctcaactttatcccagttttgccgagggagcaaccccctttttcaccttgaattggtcaaaatacgcggaatttcttacttttcgcggaggattggacccaataacaggtggtctatggctgaccgatattgcacaccatcatttagctattgcaattcttttcctgatcgctggtcatatgtatagaacCAACTGGGGCATTGGTCATAGCATTAAAGACATTTTAGAGGCTCATAAAGGTCCATTTACAGGCCAGGGCCATAAAGGACTCTATGAAATCCTAACAACGTCGTGGCATGCTCAATTATCTCTTAACCTGGCTATGTTAGGCTCTTTAACCATTATTGTAGCTCACCATATGTATTCCATGCCTCCCTATCCATACCTAGCTATTGACTATGGTACACAACTTTCGTTGTTCACACATCACATGTGGATCGGTGGGTTTCTCATAGTTGGTGCTGCTGCACATGCAGCAATTTTTATGGTAAGAGATTACGATCCAACTACTCGATACAACGATCTATTAGATCGTGTCCTTAGACACCGCGATGCAATCATATCACATCTTAACTGGGCATGTATATTTCTGGGTTTTCACAGTTTTGGCTTGTATATTCATAATGATACCATGAGCGCTTTAGGGCGTCCACAAGATATGTTTTCAGATACCGCTATACAATTACAACCCATCTTTGCTCAATGGGTACAAAACACCCATGCTTTAGCACCCGGCATAACAGCTCCTGGTGCAACAGCAAGTACCAGCTTAACTTGGGGAGGTGGTGAGTTGGTAGCAGTAGGCGGCAAAGTAGCTTTGTTACCTATTCCATTAGGAACCGCAGACTTCTTAGTCCATCATATTCATGCATTTACGATCCACGTGACTGTATTGATACTACTGAAAGGTGTTCTATTTGCTCGCAGTTCCCGTTTGATACCTGATAAAGCAAATCTTGGTTTTCGTTTTCCTTGTGATGGACCTGGAAGAGGGGGGACATGTCAAGTATCTGCCTGGGATCATGTCTTCTTAGGTCTATTCTGGATGTACAATGCGATTTCCGTAGTTATTTTCCATTTCAGTTGGAAAATGCAGTCGGATGTTTGGGGTACTATAAGTGATCAAGGGGTAGTAACTCATATTACAGGAGGAAACTTTGCGAGAGTTCCATTACTATTAATGGGTGGCTTCGAGATTTTCTTATGGGCACAGGCATCTCAGGTAATTCAGTCTTATGGTTCTTCATTATCTGCATATGGTCTCTTTTTCTTAGGTGCTCATTTTGTCTGGGCTTTCAGTTTAATGTTTCTATTCAGTGGCCGTGGTTATTGGCAAGAACTCATTGAATCCATCGTTTGGGCTCATAACAAATTAAAAGTTGCTCCTGCTACTCAGCCTAGAGCCTTGAGCATTGTACAAGGACGTGCTGTAGGAGTAACCCATTACCTTCTGGGTGGAATTGCCACAACATGGGCATTCTTCTTAGCAAGAATTATTGCAGTAGGATAATGGCTAGGAGGATTTGAAAGGCATTATGGCATTAAGATTTCCGAGGTTTAGCCAAGGCTTAGCTCAGGACCCCACTACTCGTCGTATTTGGTTTGGTATTGCTACCGCACATGACTTCGAGAGTCATGATGATATTACTGAGGAACGTCTTTATCAGAACATTTTTGCTTCTCACTTTGGGCAATTAGCAATAATCTTTCTGTGGACGTCCGGAAATCTCTTTCATGTAGCTTGGCAAGGAAATTTTGAGTCATGGATACAAGACCCTTTACATGTAAGACCTATTGCTCATGCAATTTGGGATCCTCATTTTGGTCAACCAGCTGTAGAAGCCTTTACTCGAGGAGGTGCTACCGGTCCAGTGAATATCGCTTATTCCGGCGTTTATCAGTGGTGGTATACAATCGGATTACGCACTAATGAAGATCTTTATACTGGAGctctttttctattatttctttctgctaTATCCTTAATAGCGGGTTGGTTACACTTACAACCAAAATGGAAACCAAGCGTTTCGTGGTTCAAAAATGCCGAATctcgtctaaatcatcatttgTCAGGACTTTTCGGAGTGAGTTCTTTGGCTTGGACAGGACATTTAGTTCATGTCGCTATTCCAGGATCCAGGGGACAGTACGTCAGATGGAATAATTTTTTAGATGTATTACCCTATCCTCAAGGGTTGGGACCACTTTTTACGGGTCAGTGGAATCTTTATGCCCAAAACCCTGATTCGAGTAGCCATTTATTTGGTACTTCCCAAGGAACAGGAACTGCCATTCTAACCCTTCTCGGTGGATTTCATCCACAAACGCAAAGTTtatggctgaccgatattgctcatcatcatttagctattgcatttattttcctgatcgctggtcatatgtatagaacTAACTTCGGGATTGGGCACAGTATCAAAGATCTTTTAGAAACACATATTCCTCCAGGGGGTCGATTAGGGCGTGGGCATAAGGGTCTTTATGACACAATCAATAATTCGCTTCATTTTCAATTAGG from Musa acuminata AAA Group cultivar baxijiao unplaced genomic scaffold, Cavendish_Baxijiao_AAA HiC_scaffold_852, whole genome shotgun sequence encodes the following:
- the LOC135664551 gene encoding photosystem I P700 chlorophyll a apoprotein A1-like; translation: MIIRSPEPEVKIVVDRDPIKTSFEEWARPGHFSRTIAKGPDTTTWIWNLHADAHDFDSHTSDLEEISRKVFSAHFGQLSIIFLWLSGMYFHGARFSNYEAWLSDPTHIAPSAQVVWPIVGQEILNGDVGGGFRGIQITSGFFQIWRASGITSELQLYCTAIGALVFASLMLFAGWFHYHKAAPKLAWFQDVESMLNHHLAGLLGLGSLSWAGHQIHVSLPINQFLDAGVDPKEIPLPHEFILNRDLLAQLYPSFAEGATPFFTLNWSKYAEFLTFRGGLDPITGGLWLTDIAHHHLAIAILFLIAGHMYRTNWGIGHSIKDILEAHKGPFTGQGHKGLYEILTTSWHAQLSLNLAMLGSLTIIVAHHMYSMPPYPYLAIDYGTQLSLFTHHMWIGGFLIVGAAAHAAIFMVRDYDPTTRYNDLLDRVLRHRDAIISHLNWACIFLGFHSFGLYIHNDTMSALGRPQDMFSDTAIQLQPIFAQWVQNTHALAPGITAPGATASTSLTWGGGELVAVGGKVALLPIPLGTADFLVHHIHAFTIHVTVLILLKGVLFARSSRLIPDKANLGFRFPCDGPGRGGTCQVSAWDHVFLGLFWMYNAISVVIFHFSWKMQSDVWGTISDQGVVTHITGGNFARVPLLLMGGFEIFLWAQASQVIQSYGSSLSAYGLFFLGAHFVWAFSLMFLFSGRGYWQELIESIVWAHNKLKVAPATQPRALSIVQGRAVGVTHYLLGGIATTWAFFLARIIAVG